GGGGCGAGCCGGCCTTGGCGCCATCGAGGTCAACGATATGCACCCATTGGGCAAACTCTTCATTGAACAGGTTGAGGCGCTTGAAGGGATCGGAATCGTATTTGGTCACGGCGTCGAAACGCCCCTGCGCGAGACGGACGCATTCGCCGTTGATCAGGTCGATGGCGGGGTAAAGGATCACAGGCTTACTCGCAGAAAATTCTCTAAAATCCTGGCGCCGATGGCCGAGGAACGTTCCGGGTGGAACTGGCAGCCGAATACATTGTCCTTGCGCACCATGGCGGCGAACGGGGCGCCGTAGGTGCTGGTCGTGAGCGTAAACTCATTGACCGGACAGACAAAACTGTGAACGAAATAGGCGTAGTCGTCATCATTTACACCGGCAGTCAACGGATCGGCCTTGATGACCTCAAGCTGGTTCCAGCCCATATGCGGCACCACCAAATCCTGAGAGGCGGTCATTTTTGTGACCCGGCCGGGGATCAGGCCCAGGCATTCGACATCGCCTTCTTCTGACCCTTCAAACAGCAGTTGCTGGCCGAGACAGACACCGAGCAGCGGCACTTTCAGGCCGCGAATGGTGTCATAGAGCCCCAACTCACGTATTCGCGACATGGCGAAACCCGCAGCGCCGACGCCGGGTAGAACGACCTTAGTCGCGGCGGCGATTTCGGTCGGATCGGCGCTAAGGCGCGCTTTTGCACCCAGCCGTTCCAGTGCGAACAGGACGGAAGCGGTATTCGCGCATCCGATTTCAATAACGGTAATCATAGGAGGGCGCATCTTTCTTTTCCTTCCCCGTTTACGGGGAAGGTGTCGGCGCAAAGCGACGACGGAAGGGGCAGTGATCGCGTTCCGCAAGCTCCCCCTTCCGTCATTTGCTGCGCAAATGCCACCTTCCCCGTAAACGGAGAAGGAAAAATAACCTCCATTTCCATTACGCCAACATGCCTTTCGTGGAGGGCAACGCGTCGCCTTCGACGCGCGTGGCCTGACGCAGGGCGCGGCCGAGCGCCTTGAAGCAGGCTTCCGTCTTGTGGTGATCATTACCGCCACTGACCTCGACATGGATCGAGGCACCGAGCGTTTCCGACAGTGAGCGGAAGGCGTGCGCTGTCATCTCGGTCTGGTAATCGCCGATGTGAGTGGACTGGAACTCGCCCTTGAAGACGCAGAACGGCCGGCCGCCCAGATCGATCGAGACTTTCGCCTCGGTTTCGTCCATCGGCAGCACGAAGCCAAAGCGCGCCATGCCAACGCGATCGCCAAGCGCGATCTTCAGCGCCTGACCGAAGGCCAGCATACAGTCCTCGACCGTGTGGTGAGCGTCGATCTCCAGATCACCCTCGCAGGCCAGTTGCAGCGAGAAGCCGCCGTGCGTCGCCACCTGATCGAGCATGTGATCGAAGAAGCCGACACCGGTATGGACCTTGACCGGCTTGGGCTGGTCGAGATTGACCTGCACCGAGATCCTGGTTTCCTTGGTGTCGCGCAGGATTTCACCAACGCGCGGGGCCTTGTCGGCCGGCGCGACATCGAGCGCCTTCAGGATGCGGTTATTGGTGGCGATATCGCCGAGCGCCAGCAGCAGGCCGGTCGGCGTGACCTGCGGCGCCAGGCCCAGGCGCTTGAGCGCGGTCTGGGTTTGCAGCAGGGCCTTGGGGCGCAGCAGCATGAAGGGGCCGTCGTTGAGATCGAAGCTGTCCAGGTGCTTTGAACGCGACAAGGCCTCGCGCACGCGCGCCTGTTCGGTGCGGATCATATCGACGCGGCCTTGCACGGTCAGGGCGCGCGATGGCGACAGGGCAGCCTCCGCGGCGCGCACCGAAGGCGTGGGCAAAGGGTGCGGTTCGCAGAATTTCAGCAGGCCTTGCAGCGTCTTGGTGTTGGCGATCAGAGCACCGACGCGCGCACCGGCCATGCCGAAGAGGTAGGACAGGCTTTTCAACACCACCACGTTCGGCTCGGTAGTTGCCAGTTCGACCATGGAGTCCGCCGTGCAGGCATCGAAATAGCTCTCGTCGATGACCAGGATCGTCGGGAAGAGATCGACCGCAAGCGTGCGGGCGGCGATAAGGTCCCATGCCTTGCCATCGGTCTGGCGCGGATTGTGAACCAGGCAGAAGCCGCCACCCTTGGTGAAGGGCGCTTTTTCCGGCGGCTTGCGGATGCTGAGATTGTAGACGCTGCACATATCTTCGAGATAGTGGTCAGGCCCGGCCCAGACGAAC
The window above is part of the Asticcacaulis sp. MM231 genome. Proteins encoded here:
- the hisH gene encoding imidazole glycerol phosphate synthase subunit HisH; protein product: MITVIEIGCANTASVLFALERLGAKARLSADPTEIAAATKVVLPGVGAAGFAMSRIRELGLYDTIRGLKVPLLGVCLGQQLLFEGSEEGDVECLGLIPGRVTKMTASQDLVVPHMGWNQLEVIKADPLTAGVNDDDYAYFVHSFVCPVNEFTLTTSTYGAPFAAMVRKDNVFGCQFHPERSSAIGARILENFLRVSL
- the hisB gene encoding imidazoleglycerol-phosphate dehydratase HisB; this translates as MFNSPFSSLNASGAGLESLPPSLEPLRERMADYYGVESHQLQVTRGASHAMEILMRRLRVHGHEFVWAGPDHYLEDMCSVYNLSIRKPPEKAPFTKGGGFCLVHNPRQTDGKAWDLIAARTLAVDLFPTILVIDESYFDACTADSMVELATTEPNVVVLKSLSYLFGMAGARVGALIANTKTLQGLLKFCEPHPLPTPSVRAAEAALSPSRALTVQGRVDMIRTEQARVREALSRSKHLDSFDLNDGPFMLLRPKALLQTQTALKRLGLAPQVTPTGLLLALGDIATNNRILKALDVAPADKAPRVGEILRDTKETRISVQVNLDQPKPVKVHTGVGFFDHMLDQVATHGGFSLQLACEGDLEIDAHHTVEDCMLAFGQALKIALGDRVGMARFGFVLPMDETEAKVSIDLGGRPFCVFKGEFQSTHIGDYQTEMTAHAFRSLSETLGASIHVEVSGGNDHHKTEACFKALGRALRQATRVEGDALPSTKGMLA